In one Bacillus thuringiensis genomic region, the following are encoded:
- a CDS encoding TerC family protein — translation MDFLSPEYLSALLAIIVIDLVLAGDNAIVIGLAARRLPKDQQKKVIIWGTVGAIAIRALATLVVVWLLKIPGLLLIGGVLLIWIAYKLIAEGKDHDIKAEEGFWSAIKTIIIADALMGIDNVLAVAGAAHGNFSLVIIGLLVSIPVVVWGSTLILKWVDRFPVIITIGAAVLAYTAAKMIVDEKWFAGFFESNPFVKWAFIIIIIVGVVFFGKAKQKAKAGSV, via the coding sequence ATGGATTTTCTTTCACCTGAATATTTGTCTGCCCTACTGGCCATCATTGTAATCGATTTAGTGTTAGCCGGAGATAACGCCATCGTAATTGGATTAGCAGCAAGAAGATTACCGAAAGATCAACAAAAGAAAGTTATTATATGGGGTACAGTCGGGGCAATCGCTATTAGAGCCCTCGCTACCTTAGTTGTCGTTTGGTTATTAAAAATACCTGGTTTACTTTTAATTGGTGGTGTACTCCTTATATGGATTGCTTACAAATTAATCGCTGAAGGCAAAGATCATGATATTAAAGCAGAAGAAGGATTTTGGTCTGCCATTAAAACTATTATTATTGCTGATGCGTTAATGGGCATTGATAATGTACTCGCTGTTGCAGGAGCTGCCCATGGTAACTTTTCTTTAGTAATCATTGGGCTATTAGTTTCTATTCCTGTAGTTGTATGGGGCAGTACATTGATTTTAAAATGGGTAGATCGTTTTCCTGTCATCATTACGATTGGAGCAGCCGTTTTAGCTTATACTGCCGCGAAAATGATTGTAGATGAGAAATGGTTCGCTGGATTTTTCGAAAGTAACCCTTTCGTTAAATGGGCATTTATCATTATTATCATCGTCGGTGTAGTTTTCTTCGGAAAGGCAAAACAAAAAGCAAAAGCTGGTTCTGTCTAA
- a CDS encoding LTA synthase family protein: protein MKQFLLKSKNVLSNHFGFFLFAVILFWLKTYAAYVTEFNLGISNTIQKFLLFFNPLSSAVLFLGLALFAKGKRSYIWLIVINLLLSILLYANVVYYRFFSDFITFPTLTQTNNFGDLGGSIVALLHLYDPLYFLDTIILIGLVATKFANPKPIRVAKHKLSLVFVAGILLFSVNLGLAESDRPELLTRTFDRNYIVKYLGAYNYTIYDGIQSAKASTERALADGDNMTEVRNYLTSTYASPNPEYFGKGKGMNVIYIHLESFQNFLIDYKLNGQEVTPFLNSFTKDANTLYFDNFFHQTGQGKTSDAEFMLENSMFGLPQGSVFTTKSHNTYQSAPAILGQQGYTSAVFHGNYKTFWNRDDIYKSFGFNKFFDASYYDMNEKDVVNYGLKDKPFFNESIPLLQTLKQPFYTKFITLSNHFPYPIDKAEATIEPATTGDSSVDTYFQTARYLDESVKGFIDYLKQSGLYDNSIIVMYGDHYGISDNHNAAMSKVMGKEMNSFENAQLQRVPLIVRVPGVKGGVQHQYGGEIDVLPTLLHLLGTDTKNYVQFGSDLLSPDHKQVVAFRNGNYVSPTVTALNGKYYDTTTGKPVEFTDEIKKNEQMVQNSLKYSDQVVNGDLLRFYTPEGFTPVDRSKYNYNNRDKNKTKVKTTPEGEAK, encoded by the coding sequence ATGAAACAGTTCTTATTAAAGAGCAAAAATGTGTTAAGCAATCATTTTGGATTCTTTCTGTTTGCCGTTATTTTATTTTGGCTCAAAACATATGCAGCTTATGTAACGGAATTTAATTTAGGAATTTCAAACACAATTCAAAAATTCCTGCTGTTTTTTAACCCGCTTAGTTCAGCAGTTCTATTTTTAGGACTTGCATTATTTGCAAAAGGGAAACGATCTTATATTTGGTTAATTGTTATCAACTTGTTATTGTCGATTCTTTTATACGCAAACGTAGTATATTATCGCTTTTTCAGTGACTTTATTACGTTCCCGACATTAACACAAACGAATAACTTTGGAGATTTAGGTGGTAGTATTGTTGCGTTGCTACATCTTTATGATCCGCTATACTTCTTAGATACAATTATTTTAATTGGATTAGTAGCAACGAAATTTGCAAATCCGAAACCAATTCGTGTTGCGAAGCATAAATTATCATTAGTATTTGTAGCAGGTATTTTATTATTCAGTGTTAACTTAGGTCTTGCAGAGTCTGACCGTCCTGAATTATTAACTAGAACGTTTGACCGTAATTATATTGTGAAATATTTAGGTGCATACAACTACACAATTTATGATGGAATTCAAAGTGCGAAAGCATCGACAGAACGAGCATTAGCTGATGGCGATAATATGACAGAAGTACGAAATTATTTAACATCAACTTATGCAAGTCCAAATCCTGAGTATTTCGGTAAAGGAAAGGGAATGAACGTAATTTACATTCATTTAGAGTCATTCCAAAACTTCTTAATTGATTACAAATTAAATGGTCAAGAAGTTACACCGTTCTTAAACTCATTTACAAAAGATGCGAATACACTATACTTTGATAACTTCTTCCATCAAACAGGACAAGGGAAAACATCTGATGCGGAGTTTATGTTAGAGAATTCAATGTTTGGTTTACCGCAAGGTTCTGTCTTTACAACGAAATCTCATAATACGTATCAATCAGCACCAGCTATTTTAGGACAACAAGGATACACATCAGCAGTATTCCACGGTAACTACAAAACATTCTGGAACCGTGACGATATTTATAAATCATTTGGTTTTAATAAATTCTTTGATGCGTCATACTATGATATGAATGAAAAAGACGTAGTAAACTACGGATTAAAAGATAAACCATTCTTTAATGAATCTATTCCGTTATTACAAACGTTGAAACAACCGTTCTATACAAAATTTATTACGTTATCAAACCATTTCCCTTATCCAATCGATAAGGCAGAAGCAACGATTGAACCAGCAACAACAGGTGATTCATCAGTAGATACGTACTTCCAAACAGCACGCTATTTAGACGAATCTGTAAAAGGCTTCATCGATTACTTGAAACAATCTGGTTTATATGATAACTCAATTATCGTTATGTACGGAGACCATTACGGTATTTCAGATAACCATAACGCAGCAATGTCAAAAGTAATGGGTAAAGAAATGAACTCATTTGAAAATGCACAGTTACAACGTGTACCTTTAATCGTTCGTGTACCAGGAGTGAAAGGTGGCGTACAACATCAATACGGTGGTGAAATTGACGTTCTTCCAACACTATTACACTTACTAGGTACAGATACAAAGAATTATGTTCAATTTGGTTCTGATTTATTATCACCAGATCATAAACAAGTCGTTGCGTTCCGTAACGGTAATTACGTAAGCCCAACAGTTACGGCACTAAACGGCAAATATTATGATACAACTACTGGAAAACCAGTAGAATTTACAGATGAAATAAAGAAAAATGAACAAATGGTTCAAAACTCACTAAAATACTCTGACCAAGTCGTAAATGGTGACTTATTACGATTCTACACACCGGAAGGATTTACTCCAGTAGACCGTTCGAAGTATAACTATAACAACCGTGATAAAAACAAAACGAAAGTAAAAACGACTCCGGAAGGGGAAGCTAAATAA
- a CDS encoding ABC-F family ATP-binding cassette domain-containing protein, with translation MITVSNVSLRFADRKLFEDVNIKFTPGNCYGLIGANGAGKSTFLKILSGEIEPSTGDIHITPGERLAVLKQNHFEYEEFPVLETVIMGHTQLYKVMQEKNAIYMKEDFSDEDGMRAAELEGEFAELNGWEAESEAAILLKGLGIGEDLHDKKLSELTGAEKVKVLLAQALFGQPDILLLDEPTNHLDLKAIQWLENFLMNFENTVIVVSHDRHFLNKVCTHMADLDFGKIQLYVGNYDFWYESSQLALKLTQDANKKKEEKVKELQNFIARFSSNASKAKQATSRKKLLDKITLDDIRPSSRRYPFVGFTPEREVGNDLLTVEGLSKTIDGEKVLDNVYFTLNKGDKVAFIGRNDIAMTTLFKILMGEMEPDSGSFKWGVTTSQSYFPRDNSKYFENSDYNLVEWLRQFSPQDESESFLRGFLGRMLFSGEEVKKNVSVLSGGEKVRCMLSKMMLSGANVITLDDPTNHLDLESITALNNGLIAFKGTILFTSHDHQFVQTIANRIIEVTPNGVIDKEATYDEFLENEELQKQVDAMYKGQ, from the coding sequence ATGATTACAGTAAGTAACGTTAGTTTGCGTTTCGCGGATCGCAAATTATTTGAAGATGTTAACATAAAATTCACGCCAGGTAACTGCTATGGTTTAATCGGAGCAAACGGTGCTGGTAAATCAACATTTCTAAAGATTTTATCTGGAGAAATTGAACCGTCAACAGGTGACATACATATTACGCCAGGTGAGCGTCTAGCAGTATTAAAACAGAACCACTTCGAATATGAAGAGTTCCCAGTATTAGAAACAGTAATTATGGGGCACACGCAACTTTACAAAGTAATGCAAGAGAAAAATGCTATTTACATGAAAGAAGACTTTAGTGATGAAGATGGTATGCGTGCTGCTGAACTTGAAGGTGAGTTCGCTGAGCTTAACGGTTGGGAAGCTGAGTCAGAAGCTGCAATCCTTCTTAAAGGTTTAGGTATTGGTGAAGATCTTCATGATAAGAAATTGTCAGAATTAACTGGGGCAGAGAAAGTAAAAGTATTACTTGCTCAAGCTTTATTCGGTCAACCTGACATTCTATTATTAGATGAGCCTACCAACCACTTGGACTTAAAAGCGATTCAATGGTTAGAAAACTTCTTAATGAACTTTGAAAACACAGTTATCGTAGTATCCCATGACCGTCACTTCTTAAATAAAGTATGTACGCACATGGCTGACCTTGATTTCGGTAAAATTCAGCTTTATGTTGGTAACTATGACTTCTGGTATGAGTCAAGCCAATTAGCTTTAAAATTAACACAAGATGCTAATAAGAAAAAAGAAGAGAAAGTAAAAGAGTTACAAAACTTCATTGCACGCTTTAGTTCAAACGCTTCTAAAGCGAAACAAGCAACTTCTCGTAAAAAATTATTAGACAAAATTACATTAGATGATATTAGACCGTCATCACGCCGTTACCCATTCGTTGGCTTCACACCTGAGCGTGAAGTAGGAAATGACTTATTAACTGTTGAAGGTCTTTCTAAAACAATTGATGGTGAAAAAGTGTTAGATAATGTGTACTTCACTTTAAATAAAGGTGATAAAGTTGCATTTATCGGCCGTAACGATATTGCAATGACAACATTATTTAAAATCCTTATGGGTGAAATGGAGCCGGATAGTGGTTCATTCAAATGGGGTGTAACAACCTCTCAATCTTACTTCCCAAGAGATAACTCTAAGTACTTTGAGAACAGTGATTACAACTTAGTTGAATGGTTACGTCAATTCTCTCCACAAGATGAGTCTGAAAGCTTCTTACGTGGTTTCTTAGGCCGTATGTTATTCTCAGGTGAAGAAGTTAAGAAGAACGTTTCTGTATTATCTGGAGGCGAAAAAGTTCGTTGTATGTTATCTAAAATGATGTTAAGTGGTGCGAACGTAATCACACTTGACGATCCAACGAACCATTTAGACCTTGAGTCAATCACAGCGTTAAACAACGGTTTAATCGCATTCAAAGGTACAATCTTATTCACATCTCATGACCATCAGTTCGTACAAACAATTGCAAACCGCATTATCGAAGTAACACCAAACGGTGTAATCGATAAAGAGGCTACTTATGATGAGTTCTTAGAAAATGAGGAACTTCAAAAACAAGTAGATGCAATGTACAAAGGTCAATAA
- a CDS encoding MMPL family transporter: MSKLKSWRSLTFLLWIVITITMVVTMPNMDKLVKEKGKITIPNTKQSSIADKMMKEMDKEGVEKYEIIAVFNSGNKAVLTDEQKKEITKTINALRNEKEQLGIKEVVSHLDNKDLEKQLVSKDNTTILTQISIDKKHGEISKVSNNLHEKVQTKGVKTYLTGSDLIAGDFLKSSQEGVKKTEVISIIFILVVLILVFRSPVVPIVSLLTVGISYLVSMGVIAQLVDQFNFPFSNFTQVFVVVVLFGVGTDYNILLYTRFKEELSKQENAFLATKETFKSAGKTVLYSGIAVLIGFASLALASFKLYQSTSAVAIGVLVLLLVLTTLNPFFMVLLGKGMFYPVKTFKGHEDSRLWGFFAKNSVARPFVALIIVVVISIPFVLKYSNTLNYNDLFEVDNKYESKMGINVIEDHFPPGFSSPSTLVIQSDKKLDEGTSLQILDELTDKISKVKGVSEVYAPTRPTGEKIKELYLNKQAGELNTGLGDADGGIKEINDGLTDAKNKMGSNDSNSLANVQKLIDGTNEAKNGVSALGTALHQLSNGINDGAQGAQQIESGLASVNENINVLSNATSQLHAGYAQLEKGLNSYDQYFGSISQAIDGAKKGYEQIEMLMTNFVQTKPELANDPNIQQTIGIAKEAQKKLSVLSNELNQLATQHKTAMSSFKEANQSLLKVDNGLKEMSNGVNKLQKGAADLKNGLNEGSSGSKQIANKSVELQSGLTKINDGQGQLLTGLKDLQEKMGQLQSGLSKSTEGLGKVSNGLHDAQKYLGELNESKSSEKFYIPKEVLEGEDFQKALNTYMSQDRKIAKMTIILDVNPYSKEAMPIIQEINKTIDGTVKGTELHDAKTAIGGTTARNVDLKEVTGQDFLRTATIMLIGIAIVLIVITRSLLNTIFIIGSLLLAYFASLGISEQISAHVLHVESLSWNVPFFSFIMIVALGVDYSIFVMMRYNEIEGDSVTKIVTASRHIGGVVLSAALILGGTFAALIPSGVLTLIQVASVVGVALLLLALIVMPILLPALIGLTSKMKSYKEKIINTK, encoded by the coding sequence ATGAGCAAGTTAAAAAGTTGGAGAAGTTTAACTTTTCTATTATGGATAGTTATTACTATTACAATGGTCGTAACGATGCCTAATATGGATAAATTAGTGAAAGAAAAAGGGAAAATTACAATCCCTAATACAAAGCAAAGCAGTATTGCTGACAAGATGATGAAAGAGATGGATAAAGAAGGGGTTGAAAAGTATGAAATTATAGCCGTTTTTAATAGTGGCAATAAGGCAGTTTTAACAGATGAACAAAAAAAGGAAATAACAAAAACAATCAACGCCCTGCGAAATGAAAAAGAGCAATTAGGAATTAAGGAAGTTGTTTCACATTTAGACAATAAAGACTTGGAGAAACAATTAGTTTCTAAAGATAATACGACTATTTTAACGCAAATATCGATAGATAAAAAACATGGTGAAATATCAAAAGTTTCAAATAATCTTCATGAAAAAGTGCAAACGAAAGGGGTAAAAACGTATTTAACAGGAAGTGACTTAATAGCGGGTGATTTTCTTAAATCCTCTCAAGAGGGAGTGAAAAAGACAGAAGTTATTTCAATCATTTTCATTCTTGTAGTATTAATCCTTGTATTCCGTTCACCAGTTGTTCCAATTGTTTCTCTTCTTACAGTTGGTATATCGTATTTAGTTTCAATGGGGGTTATTGCCCAGCTTGTAGATCAATTTAATTTTCCATTCTCAAACTTTACACAAGTGTTCGTAGTCGTCGTCCTGTTTGGGGTAGGAACAGATTATAACATTTTATTATATACGAGGTTTAAAGAAGAATTAAGTAAACAAGAAAATGCATTTTTAGCTACGAAAGAAACATTCAAATCAGCAGGTAAAACTGTATTATATAGCGGAATAGCGGTGCTAATTGGTTTTGCATCACTTGCGTTAGCAAGTTTTAAATTATATCAATCTACTTCAGCGGTAGCAATTGGTGTTTTAGTATTATTACTCGTATTAACAACTTTAAATCCATTTTTCATGGTGCTTTTAGGAAAAGGAATGTTTTATCCAGTTAAAACATTTAAAGGTCATGAGGATAGTCGCTTATGGGGATTCTTTGCGAAAAACTCAGTAGCAAGACCATTTGTCGCTTTAATTATCGTAGTCGTAATATCGATTCCTTTCGTATTAAAATACTCTAATACACTTAATTACAATGATTTATTTGAAGTGGATAATAAGTATGAATCCAAGATGGGTATTAACGTAATAGAGGATCATTTTCCGCCTGGTTTCTCTTCACCGAGTACATTAGTCATTCAATCTGATAAAAAGCTGGATGAAGGAACTTCTCTACAAATTTTAGACGAATTAACTGATAAAATTTCGAAAGTTAAAGGTGTGTCAGAAGTATATGCACCAACACGTCCAACTGGTGAGAAGATAAAAGAATTATATTTAAATAAGCAAGCGGGAGAATTGAATACAGGATTAGGGGATGCCGATGGTGGCATAAAGGAAATTAATGATGGATTAACAGATGCGAAAAATAAAATGGGAAGTAATGATTCAAATAGTCTTGCGAATGTTCAAAAATTAATTGATGGAACGAACGAGGCGAAAAACGGGGTATCAGCATTGGGAACAGCTTTACATCAATTATCAAATGGCATAAACGACGGTGCACAAGGAGCACAGCAAATTGAGAGTGGTTTAGCTTCAGTAAACGAAAATATAAATGTTCTATCTAATGCAACGTCGCAGCTGCATGCTGGTTATGCACAGTTAGAAAAAGGTTTAAACTCTTACGATCAATACTTTGGAAGTATTTCTCAAGCGATTGATGGTGCGAAAAAGGGATATGAACAAATTGAAATGTTAATGACCAATTTCGTTCAAACGAAACCAGAATTAGCGAATGATCCAAACATACAACAAACGATAGGAATTGCTAAAGAGGCTCAAAAGAAATTAAGCGTACTTTCAAATGAATTAAATCAATTAGCAACACAGCACAAAACGGCGATGAGTTCATTTAAAGAAGCGAATCAATCGTTACTGAAAGTGGATAACGGCTTAAAAGAAATGAGCAATGGAGTTAATAAGTTACAAAAGGGAGCAGCCGATCTTAAAAATGGATTAAATGAAGGTTCTTCAGGTTCAAAACAAATTGCAAATAAATCAGTTGAGTTACAGTCTGGATTAACGAAAATAAACGATGGGCAAGGACAACTTTTAACGGGCCTTAAAGACCTGCAAGAAAAGATGGGCCAATTACAATCCGGTTTATCTAAAAGTACAGAAGGGCTTGGAAAAGTAAGTAATGGCCTGCATGACGCACAGAAATATTTAGGGGAGCTCAATGAATCGAAAAGCTCTGAGAAGTTTTATATTCCAAAAGAAGTGCTAGAGGGAGAAGATTTCCAAAAAGCATTGAACACGTACATGTCACAGGATAGAAAAATTGCTAAAATGACTATCATTTTAGATGTAAATCCGTATTCAAAAGAAGCGATGCCAATTATTCAAGAAATTAATAAAACAATCGATGGCACTGTAAAAGGAACGGAATTACATGATGCGAAAACAGCAATTGGCGGAACAACAGCTAGAAACGTGGATTTAAAAGAAGTAACAGGGCAAGATTTCTTACGTACAGCTACGATTATGTTGATTGGCATTGCGATTGTATTAATCGTAATTACACGCTCATTACTAAACACAATATTTATTATTGGCTCATTACTATTGGCGTACTTTGCATCACTTGGTATAAGCGAACAAATTAGTGCACATGTATTACATGTAGAGTCATTAAGCTGGAATGTTCCATTCTTTAGCTTCATTATGATTGTCGCTTTAGGAGTGGATTATAGTATTTTCGTAATGATGCGCTATAACGAGATAGAAGGGGATTCGGTAACGAAAATTGTAACTGCATCTCGTCATATAGGAGGAGTTGTATTATCAGCTGCGCTAATTTTAGGCGGGACATTTGCAGCATTAATTCCATCAGGTGTATTAACACTTATACAAGTTGCATCAGTAGTTGGCGTTGCACTTCTTCTATTAGCTTTAATTGTGATGCCGATATTATTACCAGCGTTAATAGGGTTAACGAGTAAAATGAAGAGTTACAAAGAGAAAATAATAAATACGAAATAA
- a CDS encoding TetR/AcrR family transcriptional regulator: protein MAKNKQEDIFDAAIQLFAERGYDGTTIPMIAEKAKVGAGTIYRYFENKEALVNSLFTKSVLQLSELIKNDFPVDANIREQFSHTYNRLFEFARQNADAFLFTNSHCDSYFLDEHSNEIFEDFMGFFMNLIEDGIEKGLLRPLPPIALIIIVYQPIEKLIKVMETGQLEYTDELVKELEESCWNAIRII, encoded by the coding sequence ATGGCTAAAAACAAACAAGAGGATATTTTTGATGCTGCAATACAACTTTTTGCAGAACGAGGTTATGATGGTACAACAATTCCCATGATTGCTGAAAAAGCAAAAGTAGGTGCAGGTACGATTTACCGTTATTTTGAAAATAAAGAAGCGCTTGTTAATTCTTTATTTACGAAAAGTGTTTTACAACTATCGGAATTAATAAAAAATGATTTCCCGGTCGATGCAAATATTCGTGAACAGTTTAGCCATACATACAACCGTTTATTTGAATTTGCGAGACAAAATGCAGATGCTTTTCTTTTTACAAATTCTCACTGTGATAGTTATTTTCTAGATGAACATAGCAATGAAATATTCGAGGACTTCATGGGTTTCTTCATGAACTTGATTGAAGATGGAATCGAAAAAGGTTTGCTTCGTCCATTACCACCAATTGCTTTAATTATTATTGTATATCAACCAATTGAAAAATTAATTAAAGTAATGGAAACAGGGCAGTTAGAATATACAGATGAATTGGTAAAGGAATTGGAAGAAAGCTGTTGGAATGCTATTAGAATCATTTGA
- a CDS encoding GNAT family N-acetyltransferase: MNVIQLKEDKFREALRLSEYAFQYKVDEERLQQQLTKMKESHEIYGIMEGEDLAAKLHLIPFHIYIGKEKFKMGGVAGVATYPEYRRSGYVKELLQHSLQTMKKDGYTVSMLHPFAVSFYRKYGWELCANLLKCHMSKSDLVMKKQVNGTVKRFNKENHPEEVEKLYEAFAERFSCMLVREKNWWLQAVYDDLTLAIYYDENKKAAGYMLYKIENYKMTVEEFVPLHNEARNGLWNFICQHDSMIKEIEMTVSESEPLLYTLQEPRVKTEIKPYFMGRIVDVEQFLKQYELNWNNVQQEVILNITDAFAPWNNITVRLANHEITIVEETTEKGIKLDITALSAIMLGYKRPLELNELEFISGSDEVIRSFENLVPVRKPFIYDFF; the protein is encoded by the coding sequence ATGAATGTCATACAATTAAAAGAAGATAAGTTCAGAGAAGCATTACGTTTATCAGAATACGCTTTTCAATATAAAGTAGATGAGGAACGATTACAGCAGCAACTTACAAAAATGAAGGAAAGTCATGAAATATACGGCATTATGGAAGGGGAAGACTTAGCTGCAAAACTACACCTCATTCCGTTTCATATTTACATAGGTAAAGAAAAATTTAAAATGGGTGGCGTTGCAGGAGTAGCGACGTATCCAGAGTACAGAAGAAGTGGGTATGTAAAAGAGCTACTTCAACATTCACTTCAAACAATGAAAAAAGATGGCTATACAGTCTCTATGTTACATCCATTTGCTGTTTCATTTTATCGTAAATACGGCTGGGAACTTTGTGCGAATCTACTCAAATGTCATATGAGTAAGAGCGATTTAGTAATGAAAAAACAAGTAAATGGTACTGTGAAACGTTTTAATAAAGAAAATCATCCAGAAGAAGTAGAGAAGCTCTATGAAGCATTTGCAGAACGTTTTTCATGTATGTTAGTTCGAGAGAAGAACTGGTGGTTACAAGCGGTTTATGATGATTTAACATTAGCCATTTACTATGATGAAAATAAAAAGGCAGCAGGTTACATGTTATACAAAATAGAAAACTATAAAATGACAGTAGAAGAATTTGTACCACTGCATAATGAAGCACGAAATGGTCTGTGGAACTTTATTTGTCAGCATGATTCTATGATTAAAGAAATTGAAATGACAGTAAGTGAGAGCGAACCATTATTATATACATTGCAAGAGCCACGCGTGAAGACAGAAATAAAACCATATTTTATGGGAAGAATTGTAGATGTGGAGCAGTTTTTAAAACAATATGAGTTGAATTGGAACAATGTACAGCAAGAAGTGATCCTAAACATTACAGACGCATTTGCTCCATGGAATAACATAACAGTGAGACTTGCAAATCATGAAATAACAATTGTAGAAGAAACAACGGAAAAAGGAATTAAACTGGATATAACTGCGCTATCGGCAATAATGCTTGGATATAAACGTCCGTTAGAACTAAATGAACTGGAATTCATTAGTGGAAGTGACGAAGTAATACGGTCATTTGAGAATTTAGTACCAGTGCGTAAGCCGTTTATTTATGATTTCTTTTAA
- the aroA gene encoding 3-phosphoshikimate 1-carboxyvinyltransferase translates to MKERTIQPVNNGLNGNITIPGDKSISHRAVMFGAIAEGKTTIKGFLPGADCLSTISCFKEMGVDIVQNGDEVTVVGKGLEGLQEPKAVLDVGNSGTTIRLMSGILANTPFFSCVQGDASIAKRPMKRVTNPLKQMGANIDGREEGTFTPLTIRGGDLKAIEYTSPVASAQVKSAILLAGLRAEGVTAVTEPHISRDHTERMLEAFGVTVTREGKTVKLAGGQKLTATDVQVPGDVSSAAFFLVAGAIIPNSKLVLQNVGMNPTRTGIIDVLEKMGATFTVEPINEGSSEPAANITIETSSLKGIEIGGDIIPRLIDEIPVIALAATQAEGITVIKDAHELKVKETNRIDTVVAELTKLGARIEATDDGMIIYGKSALKGNIVNSYGDHRIGMMLAIAGCLAEGKTIIEDAEAVGVSYPTFFDELQKLAK, encoded by the coding sequence GTGAAGGAAAGAACGATACAACCTGTTAATAACGGATTAAATGGTAACATTACAATTCCAGGAGATAAATCCATTTCACACCGCGCTGTCATGTTCGGTGCGATTGCAGAAGGAAAAACAACAATTAAAGGTTTCTTGCCCGGTGCAGATTGTTTAAGTACGATTTCTTGTTTTAAAGAAATGGGAGTAGACATCGTGCAAAACGGTGATGAAGTCACTGTAGTTGGCAAAGGATTAGAAGGTTTACAAGAACCGAAAGCTGTATTAGATGTTGGTAATTCTGGTACAACTATACGTTTAATGTCAGGGATTTTGGCAAATACACCATTTTTCTCTTGCGTACAAGGTGATGCATCTATCGCAAAAAGACCGATGAAACGTGTTACAAATCCATTAAAACAAATGGGTGCAAACATTGATGGGCGGGAAGAAGGAACGTTTACACCGCTAACAATACGGGGCGGAGATTTAAAAGCAATTGAATACACTTCGCCTGTAGCAAGCGCACAAGTAAAGTCAGCTATTTTACTTGCAGGACTTCGCGCAGAAGGTGTAACAGCTGTTACAGAACCACATATTTCCCGTGATCATACGGAAAGAATGCTTGAAGCATTTGGCGTTACAGTAACGCGCGAAGGAAAAACAGTGAAACTTGCAGGTGGACAAAAGCTAACAGCAACAGATGTTCAAGTGCCAGGTGACGTATCATCAGCTGCATTTTTCCTAGTAGCCGGTGCAATCATTCCAAATAGTAAACTAGTATTACAAAATGTAGGGATGAATCCAACTCGTACAGGTATTATTGATGTTTTAGAGAAAATGGGTGCTACGTTCACTGTAGAGCCAATTAACGAAGGATCATCAGAACCAGCTGCAAACATTACGATTGAAACATCTTCATTAAAAGGAATTGAAATTGGCGGGGATATTATCCCAAGATTAATTGATGAGATTCCTGTTATTGCATTAGCGGCAACGCAAGCAGAAGGAATTACAGTAATTAAAGATGCACACGAATTAAAAGTAAAAGAAACAAACCGTATTGATACAGTCGTTGCTGAGTTAACGAAACTAGGAGCTCGAATAGAAGCAACTGATGACGGTATGATCATTTACGGAAAATCAGCTCTAAAAGGCAATATAGTAAATAGTTATGGTGATCACCGTATCGGAATGATGCTTGCAATTGCTGGCTGCCTGGCAGAAGGAAAAACAATTATTGAAGATGCAGAAGCAGTAGGTGTATCATATCCTACATTCTTTGACGAACTTCAAAAGTTAGCTAAATAA